In Salinisphaera sp. LB1, one genomic interval encodes:
- a CDS encoding thiamine pyrophosphate-dependent dehydrogenase E1 component subunit alpha — protein MATRNKTSASTAASTLSDLSAERQLALLEQMQLIRAFDEKVDKLYAKGAMHGTAHFCVGQEACAVGTLCHRHDGDVITGTHRGHGHAIAFGLDPYRMAAELLGKATGYCGGKGGSMHIADVQAGMLGANGIVGGSMGIACGAAFAFKQRAQDHVAVCFFGDGAVQEGIFNETLNLASVWQLPVLFVCENNHYAMSLSAEKATAGGSIANRAASYGMPAEAVDGMDLEAVYTAGARLMNGCRGAGPALIETITYRYLGHSKSDANRYRTREEIAEWRANDPIERYIRTLTERGLLDDERSQALVEAAADQVEQAFGRAERDPEPELSSALEDVYA, from the coding sequence ATGGCGACCCGGAATAAAACGTCTGCATCGACGGCCGCATCCACGCTGTCGGATTTGTCCGCCGAGCGTCAGCTCGCGCTGCTGGAGCAGATGCAGCTGATTCGTGCCTTCGACGAGAAAGTGGACAAGCTGTATGCCAAGGGGGCCATGCACGGGACGGCGCATTTCTGTGTCGGGCAGGAAGCCTGTGCCGTGGGCACGCTATGTCATCGCCACGATGGCGACGTGATCACCGGCACGCACCGAGGGCACGGTCATGCCATCGCATTCGGTCTGGATCCGTATCGGATGGCGGCGGAGCTGTTGGGCAAGGCCACCGGCTACTGCGGCGGCAAGGGCGGCAGCATGCATATCGCCGACGTCCAGGCCGGCATGCTCGGGGCCAATGGCATCGTGGGCGGCAGCATGGGCATCGCCTGCGGGGCGGCGTTCGCCTTCAAACAGCGGGCCCAGGATCATGTTGCGGTCTGTTTTTTCGGCGACGGCGCGGTCCAGGAAGGCATTTTCAACGAAACACTGAATCTGGCTTCGGTGTGGCAACTGCCGGTGCTGTTCGTGTGCGAGAACAATCACTACGCCATGTCGCTTTCGGCTGAAAAGGCCACCGCCGGCGGCAGTATCGCGAACCGTGCGGCCAGCTACGGCATGCCGGCCGAAGCCGTGGACGGCATGGACCTGGAAGCGGTGTACACGGCGGGCGCGCGCTTGATGAACGGCTGTCGCGGCGCCGGGCCGGCCCTGATCGAGACCATCACCTATCGCTATCTCGGCCATTCCAAAAGCGATGCCAATCGCTATCGCACGCGCGAGGAAATCGCCGAGTGGCGCGCCAACGATCCTATCGAACGCTATATCCGAACGCTGACCGAGCGCGGTCTGCTGGACGACGAGCGCAGCCAGGCCCTGGTGGAGGCCGCCGCGGACCAGGTCGAGCAGGCGTTCGGCCGCGCCGAGCGCGATCCCGAGCCCGAGTTGTCGAGCGCGCTGGAGGATGTCTATGCCTGA
- a CDS encoding alpha-ketoacid dehydrogenase subunit beta: MPDDVTFREAMTTVLRETLAADDEAFLLGEDVGVYGGAFGVSRGLVEEFGPERVLDTPLSEAGFTGLAIGAAVMGMRPIVEIQFSDFITHCMDQLVNQAAKLRYMFGGAASVPLVLRTPGGAGTGAAAQHSQSLEAWFVHVPGLRVVMPSTPADAQGLFRAAMADPNPVLFYEHKLLYNTKGSLPDQPETYEIGRARCTREGGDVTLVAAGLMHNYALEAAETLAGQNIDAEVINLLSLAPMDSDRVCESVRKTGRLVVVEEDVRTGGWGGELVTRVTEGPAFYALDRAPARVACADTPIPYNKRLEASIRPSPERIVEAVTQVLANDPGRYV; encoded by the coding sequence ATGCCTGATGATGTCACGTTCCGCGAAGCGATGACGACGGTGCTGCGGGAAACGCTCGCCGCCGACGATGAAGCGTTTCTGCTCGGTGAGGATGTCGGCGTCTACGGCGGGGCCTTCGGTGTGAGCCGCGGGCTGGTCGAGGAGTTCGGCCCCGAGCGCGTGCTCGACACGCCATTGTCCGAAGCCGGCTTTACCGGTCTGGCCATAGGCGCGGCGGTCATGGGCATGCGGCCGATCGTCGAGATCCAGTTCTCGGATTTCATCACCCACTGCATGGACCAGTTGGTGAATCAGGCCGCGAAACTGCGCTACATGTTCGGCGGGGCGGCGTCGGTACCGCTGGTATTGCGTACGCCGGGCGGGGCGGGCACCGGCGCGGCGGCCCAGCACAGCCAATCGCTGGAAGCCTGGTTCGTGCACGTGCCCGGTCTGAGGGTGGTGATGCCGTCCACCCCGGCGGATGCGCAGGGGCTGTTCCGCGCCGCCATGGCCGATCCCAATCCGGTACTGTTCTATGAACACAAACTGCTCTACAACACCAAGGGCAGCCTGCCGGATCAGCCGGAAACCTATGAAATCGGTCGGGCACGCTGTACCCGCGAAGGCGGCGACGTAACCCTGGTCGCCGCGGGCCTGATGCACAACTACGCCCTCGAGGCGGCCGAAACGCTCGCCGGGCAGAACATCGACGCCGAGGTGATCAATCTGCTGAGCCTGGCGCCTATGGACAGTGATCGAGTCTGCGAATCGGTGCGCAAGACCGGCCGTCTGGTGGTGGTCGAGGAAGATGTCCGCACCGGCGGTTGGGGCGGCGAACTGGTCACGCGAGTCACCGAGGGCCCGGCGTTCTACGCCCTGGACCGGGCGCCCGCGCGCGTGGCCTGCGCGGATACGCCTATCCCCTACAACAAGCGTCTCGAAGCCTCGATCCGGCCATCGCCGGAGCGCATCGTCGAGGCCGTGACCCAGGTTCTGGCCAACGACCCGGGACGGTACGTCTGA